Proteins from one Ketobacter alkanivorans genomic window:
- a CDS encoding UDP-glucose dehydrogenase family protein, whose amino-acid sequence MKITVFGTGYVGLVTGACLADVGHNVVCVDIDQAKIDKLKQGLIPIFEPGIEDVVKRCVSEGTLNFTTSAAEGVAHGTVQFIAVGTPPDEDGAADLQYVVAVAKTIGQHMTDYKVVVDKSTVPVGTAEKVQAAIAGELANRGEAIDFDVCSNPEFLKEGSALEDFTKGARIIVGTDSERVQEVMQECYAPYMRNHNKLMFMDVRAAEFTKYAANAMLATKISFMNEMSQMAERLSVDIEHVREGIGSDPRIGYHFIYPGCGYGGSCFPKDVKALARTAQDIGYNPELLLAVENVNERQKSVLFDKVNKAFDGDLKGKTIAVWGLSFKPNTDDMREAPSRNLMESLWAAGAKVRAYDPEAMEETHRIYGDRDDLAFCEHRNEAVAGADALVICTEWKAFRTLDFDWLKQQLKFSVVVDGRNLYNPEDAKAAGFLYYAVGRGDSLAPIK is encoded by the coding sequence ATGAAAATCACCGTATTCGGAACCGGCTACGTAGGTCTTGTCACTGGCGCCTGCCTGGCTGATGTGGGTCATAACGTGGTCTGTGTAGACATAGACCAAGCTAAAATAGACAAGTTAAAACAAGGGCTTATCCCAATATTTGAGCCCGGCATAGAGGACGTAGTGAAGCGCTGCGTGTCGGAAGGCACTTTGAATTTCACCACATCTGCTGCCGAAGGTGTTGCTCATGGCACGGTACAATTCATCGCTGTGGGCACTCCGCCCGACGAAGACGGCGCTGCAGATCTGCAGTACGTGGTGGCTGTTGCCAAAACCATTGGCCAGCACATGACTGACTATAAAGTCGTTGTGGATAAGTCCACCGTTCCTGTGGGTACCGCGGAAAAGGTTCAGGCAGCGATCGCCGGCGAGCTGGCCAATCGAGGTGAGGCCATCGACTTCGACGTATGCTCTAACCCTGAATTCCTCAAGGAAGGAAGCGCGCTTGAGGATTTCACTAAAGGCGCTCGTATCATAGTGGGTACGGACTCAGAGCGGGTTCAAGAGGTCATGCAAGAATGCTATGCCCCCTATATGCGCAACCACAACAAGCTCATGTTTATGGATGTGCGTGCGGCAGAATTCACCAAATACGCCGCTAACGCCATGTTGGCCACCAAAATCAGCTTTATGAACGAAATGTCGCAAATGGCGGAGCGACTGAGCGTCGACATCGAGCATGTACGTGAAGGTATCGGTTCCGATCCGCGCATCGGTTACCACTTCATCTATCCTGGCTGTGGCTATGGCGGCTCTTGCTTCCCGAAAGACGTCAAAGCACTTGCCAGAACGGCACAGGATATTGGATACAACCCTGAATTGTTGTTAGCTGTTGAAAACGTCAATGAACGTCAAAAGTCCGTGCTATTCGACAAGGTAAACAAGGCATTCGACGGCGATTTGAAGGGTAAAACCATCGCGGTGTGGGGTTTATCCTTCAAACCCAACACCGATGACATGCGCGAAGCACCCAGCCGTAATCTAATGGAATCCCTTTGGGCTGCTGGTGCCAAGGTGAGGGCCTATGACCCTGAAGCGATGGAAGAAACCCACCGCATTTACGGTGACCGCGATGACTTGGCTTTCTGCGAGCATCGCAATGAGGCTGTTGCCGGAGCCGACGCACTGGTGATCTGCACCGAGTGGAAAGCATTCCGCACACTGGACTTTGACTGGCTCAAGCAGCAGCTCAAGTTCAGCGTGGTGGTTGATGGTCGAAATCTATACAATCCAGAGGACGCCAAGGCCGCAGGCTTCCTTTATTACGCTGTGGGTCGCGGGGATTCTCTGGCTCCAATCAAGTGA